The genomic stretch AGGATTTGGTGTAATGCTATTTGCTATTCTCGGGTATGTCCAATACAGTTGGATTTATGAAACAGTAGATGGAATTGGGTACGAATTCAAATCAAAATGGTCTTACATATCGATGTCAGTGTTTCTGGGTGTGTTAGTTGGCTACTTCATTACAACTGGTCTTTATCAAGCTTATTAAAAAGAGTTATTCATTTTATAAAGTTTGAAAGAATAGGTTTATGTTGACGTTTTGTGAAATAGCACTTATGCTGTACATTGTATACTAAAACCAGCCAAAGATGGCTGGACGGCGATTTTTCTGAGAGACCGATCTCTCATTTTCATCGCCCTCTGTTGATTAAATCGACAGGGGGCGATTTTTTATTGTTTACATATAGTAACAAGCTCTTTCTGAAGTTGATAGGAAGAAAAGTGGAATGAATGGGGGATTTACAAATGTGGAAGTATGTATTGCTTGTTTTAACTGCTGGATGCAGTCTGGGATCACTATCCACAATTACAAAGATAGGGATTACAAGAGGATTTTCTGTTGGAGAACTTTTAGCAGGACAGTTTGTCATTGGGTGGTTGATCTTACTTGTTCTACTTCTAATCTTTAAACAAAAGCCAAATTTTAAAGGAGCTAAATTTTTGTTGATTGGCGGGGCTATGATCGGATGTGTTTCCATATTTTATACGCTTGCTGTCTCAAAGCTACCAGCTTCCATAGCTGTACTGCTTTTGTTCCAATTTACATGGATTGGTATTGTCTTTGATTCCTTATATCAAAAAAAATGGCCAGACTTAAAAACGTTATTTTCCGTTAGCATTCTTCTTATCGGGACGATTCTAGCGAGTGGAATTATTGGAAGTGAGAAGATCGCTTATGATCCAACCGGAATCATGTTAGGGCTTTTATCAGCAATATGTTTTGCT from Bacillus sp. Cs-700 encodes the following:
- a CDS encoding DMT family transporter, producing the protein MWKYVLLVLTAGCSLGSLSTITKIGITRGFSVGELLAGQFVIGWLILLVLLLIFKQKPNFKGAKFLLIGGAMIGCVSIFYTLAVSKLPASIAVLLLFQFTWIGIVFDSLYQKKWPDLKTLFSVSILLIGTILASGIIGSEKIAYDPTGIMLGLLSAICFAMYIFIMDKTSAEVPAIQKSFFMVTVAGILVLTTFSPESLLNGGLSLEWTLFGFFLAILGNIFPVLFMAIGVPKVGSSVGTILSSSELPAAVFLSAIILHEAVHMIQWFGVFLVLAGIVISQWDVFGESKSKKSSIILDN